The following proteins are co-located in the Piscirickettsia litoralis genome:
- a CDS encoding ABC transporter permease subunit has product LLGSIAALRQNSWVDYLVMSFSMFGISIPNFVVAPIMVLVFAIGLKWLPAGTWGGGSFSHLLLPVIALAIPQLAIIARIMRGSMIEVLSSNFIRTAKSKGLSGFTIVTRHALKPALMPVISYLGPAMAAVITGSVVVEQIFWFARYRYFACSGGNES; this is encoded by the coding sequence TTTTATTAGGGAGTATTGCTGCACTTCGGCAAAATTCCTGGGTTGATTATTTAGTTATGTCGTTTTCTATGTTTGGTATTTCGATTCCTAACTTTGTTGTTGCGCCGATTATGGTATTAGTTTTTGCTATTGGCTTAAAGTGGCTGCCTGCAGGAACTTGGGGAGGAGGGAGCTTTTCTCACCTGTTATTACCAGTAATTGCCTTAGCTATTCCGCAGTTAGCTATTATTGCTAGGATTATGCGTGGAAGTATGATTGAAGTTTTAAGTAGTAACTTTATTCGTACTGCAAAAAGCAAAGGTCTATCTGGATTTACTATCGTGACCCGCCATGCTTTAAAACCCGCATTAATGCCTGTTATTTCTTATTTGGGGCCAGCAATGGCTGCGGTGATTACAGGGTCCGTTGTTGTTGAGCAAATTTTTTGGTTTGCCAGGTATCGGTACTTTGCTTGTTCAGGCGGCAACGAATCGTGA
- a CDS encoding ABC transporter permease subunit encodes MLVQAATNRDYTTVLGLTILFGAMIILFNFLVDILYALLDPKIRY; translated from the coding sequence TTGCTTGTTCAGGCGGCAACGAATCGTGACTACACAACAGTGCTTGGATTAACTATTTTATTTGGTGCAATGATTATTTTATTTAATTTTTTAGTTGATATTCTATATGCACTTTTAGACCCTAAAATCAGATATTAA
- a CDS encoding ABC transporter permease, with the protein MAIAMKKQESLGKPVGSLVKSLEMAVEKDVKGRSLWADAMRRFFKNKGAVVSLIVLVIMILAIIAGPWFSSYTIEQTDWSAIFSAPNVHHIFGTDELGRDLFVRTMEGGRITLYVGFIATIVSIVIGILYGATAGFIGGKVDGLMMRVVDVLYSLPFLFFVILLMTFFGRNFILMFVAIGAISWLDMARIVRGQTLSLKSKEFIEAAHASGVSRFRIIIRHIVPNLLGVVVVYATLTVPTVILTAAFLSFLGLGVQAPMTSLGVLVNSGAQNMTVAWWTIVFPGAALALILYCFNFIGDGLRDALDPKGH; encoded by the coding sequence ATGGCAATTGCAATGAAAAAACAAGAGAGTTTAGGGAAGCCCGTGGGCAGCTTAGTGAAATCACTGGAAATGGCCGTTGAAAAGGATGTGAAAGGGCGTAGCCTTTGGGCGGATGCGATGCGGCGTTTTTTTAAAAATAAAGGAGCTGTAGTTAGTTTAATTGTCTTAGTAATAATGATACTTGCTATTATTGCTGGGCCTTGGTTTAGTTCGTATACCATAGAACAAACAGATTGGAGTGCGATATTTAGTGCCCCTAATGTCCATCACATTTTTGGCACCGATGAGCTTGGCAGAGATTTGTTTGTGCGGACGATGGAAGGCGGAAGAATTACTTTATATGTTGGTTTTATCGCAACGATTGTCAGTATCGTGATTGGTATTTTATATGGTGCAACCGCTGGTTTTATAGGTGGGAAAGTCGATGGGTTAATGATGCGCGTGGTTGATGTGCTTTATTCCTTGCCCTTTTTGTTTTTTGTTATTTTATTGATGACTTTTTTTGGCCGTAATTTTATTTTGATGTTCGTGGCGATTGGAGCGATTTCTTGGCTTGATATGGCAAGGATCGTGCGTGGTCAAACATTAAGTTTAAAAAGTAAAGAGTTCATCGAGGCGGCCCATGCCTCTGGCGTGAGTCGGTTTAGGATTATTATCCGCCATATTGTCCCTAACTTATTAGGTGTAGTTGTCGTTTATGCGACACTTACGGTGCCAACGGTTATTTTGACTGCTGCTTTTTTGAGCTTCTTAGGTTTGGGGGTGCAGGCGCCGATGACAAGTTTGGGGGTATTAGTGAATAGTGGTGCGCAAAATATGACGGTCGCTTGGTGGACCATTGTTTTCCCCGGTGCGGCATTAGCGTTGATTTTATACTGTTTTAATTTTATCGGCGATGGCTTACGCGATGCGCTCGATCCCAAAGGGCATTAG
- a CDS encoding oligopeptide/dipeptide ABC transporter ATP-binding protein: MSLLTVENLQVKFKTPEGFVGAVNNVNFSLEKGKTLGIVGESGSGKSQTVLALMGLLAKNGQTTGSIKFKGEELIGMPLSELNRVRGRHISMIFQDPMTSLNPYLTVAKQMSEVLTLHKGMTKAEAKQEAIRMLDAVKIPEAAKRVRMYPHEFSGGMRQRVMIAMALLCRPELLIADEPTTALDVTVQAQILDLLRELQKDFNTSIIMITHDLGVVAGSCDDVMVMYAGQTMEHASVDDIFAKPLHPYTQGLLKALPRLDQVDEELATIPGNPPNLLHLPKGCPFQDRCPVASSVCTEKAPSLRRFDQREGACHRIEEVA; this comes from the coding sequence ATGAGTTTATTAACGGTTGAAAATCTACAAGTCAAATTTAAAACACCCGAAGGCTTTGTCGGTGCAGTCAATAATGTCAACTTTTCTTTAGAGAAGGGAAAGACCTTAGGGATTGTCGGCGAGTCAGGTTCTGGTAAAAGCCAGACTGTACTCGCTTTAATGGGACTATTGGCAAAAAATGGTCAGACGACAGGGTCGATTAAATTTAAAGGTGAAGAGCTTATCGGTATGCCACTTTCAGAGTTAAATCGGGTGCGTGGTCGTCATATTTCGATGATTTTTCAAGATCCAATGACGTCATTAAACCCTTACTTAACGGTTGCTAAGCAGATGTCTGAGGTTTTAACTTTACACAAAGGGATGACTAAAGCCGAAGCGAAGCAAGAGGCAATAAGAATGCTGGATGCGGTAAAAATTCCTGAAGCTGCAAAGCGGGTGAGGATGTATCCGCATGAGTTTTCTGGGGGAATGCGCCAGCGAGTGATGATTGCCATGGCGTTATTATGTCGTCCAGAATTATTGATTGCCGATGAACCGACAACCGCTTTAGATGTGACGGTTCAAGCGCAGATTCTAGATTTATTGCGCGAGCTGCAAAAAGACTTTAACACGTCGATTATTATGATTACCCATGACTTAGGCGTGGTCGCAGGCAGTTGTGATGATGTGATGGTGATGTATGCCGGGCAAACGATGGAGCATGCCAGTGTCGATGATATTTTTGCAAAACCATTGCACCCTTATACACAGGGCTTATTAAAAGCCTTGCCACGCTTGGATCAAGTGGATGAAGAATTAGCGACAATTCCAGGCAATCCACCTAATTTGCTGCACTTACCCAAAGGTTGCCCATTTCAAGATCGTTGTCCTGTGGCGAGTAGTGTCTGTACTGAGAAAGCACCTTCTTTGCGTCGGTTTGACCAAAGAGAAGGTGCCTGTCACCGTATTGAGGAGGTTGCATAA
- the oppF gene encoding murein tripeptide/oligopeptide ABC transporter ATP binding protein OppF: protein MSAAPILKIEDLKVHFKVNQGKTWPWQPSKTLKAVDGVNFELYAGETLGVVGESGCGKSTLARAILGLLPSQNGRVLWLGEDLRELDKKSMREKRRQLQVIFQDPLASLNPRMTVGEIIAEPLNAFYPEKKKAEVMAEVKAMMKLVGLLPNQVNRYPHEFSGGQCQRIGIARALILKPKMIVCDEPVSALDVSIQAQIVNLLRDLQKKLDLSLIFIAHDLSIVKHISDRVLVMYLGHIMEIADKDDLFDSPEHPYTQALMSAVPVPDPEKERTKKLELLQGDLPSPISPPSGCVFRTRCPRAVDACGDNVPELQAARRSQAACIRLHE, encoded by the coding sequence ATGAGTGCTGCACCGATATTAAAAATTGAAGATTTAAAAGTCCATTTTAAAGTGAACCAAGGAAAAACCTGGCCCTGGCAGCCTTCAAAAACCTTAAAAGCTGTTGATGGTGTTAATTTTGAGCTTTATGCCGGTGAGACTCTTGGTGTAGTAGGCGAATCGGGATGTGGGAAATCAACGCTGGCGAGAGCTATTCTAGGTTTATTACCTTCTCAAAATGGCAGAGTACTCTGGTTGGGTGAAGATCTACGTGAACTCGATAAAAAAAGCATGCGTGAAAAACGCCGTCAGTTACAAGTAATTTTTCAAGACCCATTAGCCTCATTAAATCCTAGAATGACTGTGGGAGAGATTATTGCTGAGCCATTAAACGCCTTTTATCCTGAGAAGAAAAAAGCAGAAGTCATGGCAGAAGTTAAAGCGATGATGAAGCTTGTTGGCTTATTGCCAAATCAAGTGAATCGTTATCCGCATGAGTTTTCAGGAGGGCAATGTCAGCGTATTGGTATTGCACGTGCACTCATTTTAAAGCCAAAAATGATCGTTTGTGATGAACCGGTGAGTGCTTTGGATGTTTCTATTCAGGCGCAAATTGTTAATTTGCTGCGTGATTTGCAGAAGAAATTAGACTTATCATTGATTTTTATTGCTCATGATTTAAGTATCGTCAAGCATATTAGTGACCGAGTATTAGTAATGTACCTAGGTCATATTATGGAAATTGCTGATAAGGATGATTTATTTGATAGCCCTGAGCATCCGTATACCCAAGCGTTAATGTCAGCGGTGCCAGTGCCGGACCCTGAAAAAGAACGCACGAAAAAACTAGAGCTATTACAAGGGGATTTACCATCACCGATTTCACCACCGAGTGGTTGTGTATTTAGAACGCGTTGCCCACGTGCCGTCGATGCCTGTGGTGACAATGTGCCAGAGCTACAAGCAGCTCGAAGAAGCCAGGCTGCTTGTATACGCTTGCATGAATGA
- a CDS encoding DUF6356 family protein: MPNPFTQHLTDVNESYFSHMRFALRQCSRLFVAACCLIIHAFLPFILVHTASNLIDKIYKDLEAKRNCKSASKLV; this comes from the coding sequence ATGCCAAACCCATTTACTCAACATTTAACCGATGTCAATGAAAGCTATTTTTCACATATGCGTTTCGCACTGCGACAATGTAGTCGATTATTTGTTGCCGCTTGCTGCTTAATTATTCATGCATTTTTACCCTTTATTCTTGTTCATACTGCTAGCAATCTCATCGATAAAATTTATAAGGACCTCGAGGCAAAGCGTAACTGCAAATCAGCATCTAAACTCGTTTAG
- a CDS encoding cytochrome b/b6 domain-containing protein — protein MTDFNTTKNGWQPITLVLHSLFAFCIIGQLITSTFMHRPKPGRHVSAFEAWGYQTHEYMGILTLILLICYVVWAFVILKRGPHLFPWSRVGWQTIWRQCKALLKGILPASHSTGGLSGLIHGLGLLLVIATASTGTIWWLLSLSHIFTIGQIHPLKEVHEWCGTIVWFYLGGHVSMAILHWLIDAFKR, from the coding sequence ATGACTGATTTTAACACGACTAAAAACGGTTGGCAGCCGATAACGTTAGTTCTCCATTCACTGTTTGCCTTTTGCATTATAGGACAGCTGATTACTAGCACTTTTATGCATCGGCCAAAGCCAGGTCGTCACGTGAGTGCCTTTGAGGCTTGGGGCTATCAAACGCATGAATATATGGGGATACTAACTTTAATACTGTTGATTTGTTATGTGGTCTGGGCCTTCGTTATTTTAAAGCGCGGCCCACATTTATTTCCTTGGTCTAGAGTGGGTTGGCAAACGATCTGGCGGCAATGCAAAGCGTTACTGAAAGGTATCTTACCAGCTTCGCATAGTACGGGCGGCTTATCAGGCTTGATTCATGGTTTGGGTTTGCTGTTGGTGATTGCAACGGCATCGACTGGTACGATATGGTGGTTGTTATCTTTAAGTCATATATTTACGATTGGGCAGATTCATCCCTTAAAAGAAGTTCATGAATGGTGTGGGACGATTGTTTGGTTTTACTTGGGAGGCCATGTCAGCATGGCGATATTACATTGGCTGATCGATGCCTTTAAACGTTAA
- the rsmI gene encoding 16S rRNA (cytidine(1402)-2'-O)-methyltransferase, with product MPACLYIVATPIGHLGDLTPRAIEILKEVSVIAAEDTRHSKRLMQHFNIQTPTLTLHEHNEREKSLALLERIEQGDSIALISDAGTPLVSDPGYHFVRLAHEKAIKVVPIPGVSALIAALSVSGLASDEFRFVGFLPAKSSGRGQRLQSLVDDTATLIFYEAPHRIYDCIAQMAVVLGGNREACIARELTKQYETVKKAPLTELVKWLENDSNQQRGEFVVLVSGAEKKAEQALSTEDERIMKLLLEQVKVKTAAQLAAEITGKSKRDFYQYGLSLKE from the coding sequence ATGCCAGCCTGTTTATATATAGTTGCAACTCCCATCGGTCATTTGGGAGATTTAACACCTCGGGCGATCGAAATATTAAAAGAAGTGAGCGTGATTGCCGCTGAAGATACTCGCCATAGTAAGCGCCTGATGCAGCATTTTAATATTCAAACTCCGACGCTCACTTTGCATGAGCATAATGAGCGCGAGAAGTCTTTGGCATTATTAGAGCGTATTGAGCAGGGCGACAGCATTGCTTTAATCTCAGATGCAGGGACGCCTTTAGTCAGTGACCCAGGCTATCATTTTGTTCGCCTAGCGCATGAGAAAGCTATTAAAGTTGTGCCGATCCCTGGGGTGAGCGCATTGATTGCGGCGTTGTCTGTTTCTGGCCTCGCCTCTGATGAATTTCGCTTTGTTGGATTTTTGCCGGCGAAGTCATCTGGGCGAGGGCAGCGTTTGCAAAGCTTAGTTGATGATACTGCGACTTTGATTTTTTATGAGGCTCCCCACCGTATTTATGATTGTATTGCCCAAATGGCCGTGGTGTTGGGGGGTAATCGCGAGGCCTGTATTGCGCGTGAGTTGACTAAGCAATATGAAACAGTTAAAAAAGCCCCTCTGACAGAGCTAGTTAAATGGTTAGAGAATGATAGCAATCAGCAACGTGGCGAGTTTGTTGTTTTGGTTTCAGGTGCTGAGAAAAAGGCTGAACAGGCCTTAAGCACTGAAGATGAACGTATTATGAAGTTATTGCTAGAGCAAGTAAAAGTAAAAACAGCAGCGCAGTTGGCCGCTGAGATTACGGGCAAAAGTAAGCGTGACTTTTATCAGTATGGTTTGAGCTTAAAGGAGTGA
- a CDS encoding SDR family NAD(P)-dependent oxidoreductase produces MMQKIIVITGCSKKEGVGYNLALELLKQGHKVIATVRNVETSELQQSHLPRNGNNLDLRQLDLCDDTSTQTFISNVLADYSYIDVLVNNAANVVIGPVESASQEDINTTFQTKVFGPLALIKGFVPAMRERRSGTITTTGSVFCTMPFIMPGIAVYLSALQALERIQESLAIELAPWGINVFNFHPGPIQTTLSCFDGSRKEITEQFYKNFTSHAYQWFDDNTVWQSAADVAKIFSEAILSKSPDFHTYSNEFGRQFAAKNQSDLSANSYRDQFINYLTSLDYTSDDWKI; encoded by the coding sequence ATGATGCAGAAAATTATTGTTATTACCGGCTGCTCAAAAAAGGAGGGGGTTGGCTATAACCTAGCCTTAGAGCTTCTCAAACAAGGCCACAAAGTCATTGCGACTGTTCGCAATGTAGAAACCAGTGAATTACAACAAAGCCACCTCCCTAGAAATGGCAACAACCTGGATCTAAGGCAGCTAGATTTATGTGATGACACTTCGACTCAAACATTTATTAGCAATGTCCTAGCAGACTATAGCTACATCGATGTTCTTGTGAATAATGCGGCTAATGTTGTTATAGGCCCTGTTGAAAGTGCGAGTCAAGAAGATATCAACACCACCTTTCAAACAAAAGTGTTTGGCCCACTCGCATTAATAAAAGGGTTCGTTCCTGCCATGCGAGAGCGTCGTTCAGGTACTATCACAACCACAGGTAGCGTCTTTTGTACAATGCCTTTCATCATGCCAGGAATAGCAGTTTACCTCAGCGCACTGCAAGCACTTGAGCGCATACAAGAGTCACTGGCAATTGAGCTTGCTCCTTGGGGTATTAATGTCTTTAATTTTCACCCAGGCCCCATTCAAACAACGCTGTCTTGCTTTGATGGCTCACGCAAAGAAATCACCGAACAATTCTACAAAAACTTTACGAGCCATGCTTATCAATGGTTCGACGACAATACCGTCTGGCAATCTGCAGCTGACGTTGCGAAAATTTTTTCCGAAGCGATTTTAAGCAAAAGTCCAGATTTTCATACCTATAGCAATGAGTTTGGCCGCCAGTTTGCCGCAAAAAATCAGTCAGATTTAAGTGCAAACAGCTACCGTGACCAGTTTATTAACTACCTAACATCATTAGATTATACTTCCGATGATTGGAAGATATAA
- a CDS encoding AI-2E family transporter, with the protein MQIKRWLLPASIAVFFLLVYLLSPILGSFFAAILLAYLGSPWVSRLEKYRIPRTLSVLVILFIIGAVLFSLPLIIIPMVETQVILLINQLPKINNYLQNQIFPLLNHYLHINLQPINLTDLTQKFSTIITQNPDLLKISWNTIFSSGIKIIEWGVQIVLVPVVAFYFLRDWNSILAKGRNLLPRRLEPTLYKLIINCDEVLASFLRGQLFVMLCLGIFYALGLSLVGLKTAVLIGMLVGIISIVPYLGSIAGIIIAVLSAIAQFQDITHIIYVLIVFVLGHALEGWILTPLLVGDRIGLHPVAVIFAVLAGGQLFGFAGVLLALPAAAIIMVIIRYFYQDYIDSHFYQQESQHIEK; encoded by the coding sequence GTGCAAATTAAACGTTGGCTACTTCCCGCATCCATCGCCGTATTTTTTTTGCTCGTTTACTTGCTAAGCCCCATTTTAGGCTCATTTTTCGCCGCCATCTTACTCGCCTACCTTGGTAGCCCCTGGGTATCACGCTTGGAGAAATACCGCATTCCAAGAACCCTGAGCGTCTTGGTTATTTTATTTATCATCGGTGCCGTACTTTTCAGCCTGCCATTAATTATTATTCCGATGGTTGAAACTCAGGTCATACTTTTAATTAACCAGCTGCCGAAAATTAATAATTATCTACAAAACCAGATTTTCCCTCTACTCAACCATTATTTACACATTAATTTACAACCGATTAACCTCACTGACCTCACGCAAAAGTTCAGCACTATAATCACGCAAAATCCAGATTTATTAAAAATTTCTTGGAATACGATATTTAGCTCAGGGATTAAAATTATTGAATGGGGCGTCCAAATCGTTCTTGTTCCTGTTGTCGCCTTTTATTTCCTGCGTGATTGGAATAGCATTCTTGCCAAAGGCCGTAATCTTTTACCCCGCCGCCTAGAACCGACTTTATATAAACTAATTATTAACTGTGATGAAGTTCTTGCTTCTTTTTTACGCGGTCAGCTCTTTGTCATGCTTTGCTTGGGTATTTTCTATGCATTAGGTTTATCGCTAGTCGGCTTAAAAACCGCTGTTTTAATCGGTATGCTCGTCGGCATCATCAGCATTGTCCCCTATTTAGGCAGTATCGCAGGGATTATCATTGCTGTTTTAAGTGCCATCGCCCAATTCCAAGACATTACCCATATTATCTATGTGCTTATCGTTTTTGTCTTAGGTCATGCACTCGAAGGCTGGATACTCACTCCTCTTTTGGTCGGTGATCGCATCGGCTTACACCCGGTTGCTGTCATTTTCGCCGTACTTGCCGGCGGTCAGCTGTTTGGCTTTGCCGGTGTCTTACTCGCACTTCCTGCCGCCGCAATTATTATGGTCATTATTCGCTATTTCTATCAAGATTATATCGACAGTCATTTTTACCAGCAAGAAAGCCAGCATATAGAAAAGTAA
- a CDS encoding DUF2066 domain-containing protein — protein MRRLLHFLLLITSLYLLNTSLSFAVFLPHLFQANIPIDQNTQSERDLALGTALFSTLNKITTQNLSSEQKKQLQQSPWRFVSSYTIKKIPQPAKPTEAIHSNEPNQTIQPQAITEPDSLVFHVQLNEQRLKAWLKKNKIQFWDNYRPITLVWLVIDNDMQKLIVGDNDQLTTSVLNKAAEKYGIPLQFPKVDVRDLKQISADEIWNFNIPALKKASQRYRPDTILAGRVFPTATGWETHWQLITKNKQTLSWSSASEHLSSVLKTATGHLAHNLAQLYQSSEEEHQFTIQVLGIDHLQQYRNLTTYLAKQHVISQVQTKVISADTVTLDLTSNVNQKQLLKILALSRKLSTIETQTAPDGALKFRWQG, from the coding sequence ATGCGCCGGTTACTGCATTTCCTCCTGCTTATAACCTCCCTTTATCTGCTCAACACTTCTCTAAGTTTTGCGGTATTTTTGCCTCACTTATTCCAGGCAAATATCCCCATTGATCAAAATACACAAAGTGAGCGCGACCTTGCCCTAGGGACTGCCTTATTTAGCACGTTAAACAAAATCACCACACAAAACTTATCTTCTGAACAAAAAAAGCAACTACAGCAATCGCCTTGGCGCTTTGTCAGCTCCTACACCATCAAAAAAATCCCTCAGCCTGCCAAGCCCACCGAAGCTATTCACTCAAACGAGCCAAACCAAACAATACAACCTCAAGCCATCACCGAACCTGACTCCTTAGTCTTTCATGTCCAATTGAACGAACAACGCTTAAAAGCCTGGCTTAAGAAAAATAAAATTCAATTTTGGGATAATTACCGCCCAATCACACTGGTTTGGCTGGTGATCGATAACGATATGCAAAAGCTGATCGTCGGCGATAATGATCAACTGACTACGAGTGTTCTTAACAAAGCCGCTGAAAAGTATGGAATTCCTTTGCAATTCCCTAAAGTCGATGTGCGTGATCTCAAACAAATCAGTGCCGATGAAATCTGGAATTTTAACATCCCAGCACTTAAAAAAGCTTCACAGCGCTATCGCCCAGATACCATACTCGCAGGCCGGGTGTTTCCTACCGCCACAGGCTGGGAAACCCACTGGCAACTCATCACCAAAAATAAACAAACACTCAGCTGGAGCAGCGCGAGCGAACATTTAAGCTCGGTCCTTAAAACCGCAACCGGCCATCTTGCTCACAACCTAGCGCAGCTTTACCAAAGCTCAGAAGAAGAGCATCAGTTTACCATTCAAGTGCTCGGCATCGACCACTTACAACAATATCGTAACTTAACTACCTACCTTGCTAAACAACACGTGATTAGCCAAGTCCAGACTAAAGTCATCTCAGCTGATACCGTCACTTTAGACTTAACCAGCAATGTGAATCAAAAGCAATTACTGAAAATCCTTGCTTTAAGCCGCAAACTCTCCACAATAGAGACTCAAACAGCACCCGACGGCGCACTCAAGTTCCGCTGGCAAGGGTAA
- the purM gene encoding phosphoribosylformylglycinamidine cyclo-ligase: protein MQKPSLSYRDAGVNIDAGNRLVERIKHVAKATHRPGVMGGLGGFGALFELPVDRYKAPVLVSGTDGVGTKLKLALELGIHDTVGIDLVAMCVNDLIVIGAEPLFFLDYYATGELDVDVAAAVVQGIGEGCLQAGAALVGGETAEMPGMYSAGDYDLAGFCVGVAEKERIVDASKVKAGDVLIGLGSSGVHSNGYSLVRKILEVAGKGFDTELSGKTLAELLLAPTRVYVKSLLPLFNEEKILSCAHITGGGLPENLPRVLPEGVSAKVDTSSWQWPEIFQWLQAEGQVETSEMYRTFNCGVGMVVCVTREEVDYCLEKLTAAGEKAWVLGEITEEQDQPVILAR, encoded by the coding sequence GTGCAGAAGCCTTCTTTGAGTTATCGTGATGCTGGAGTCAATATTGACGCTGGTAACCGCTTGGTTGAGCGTATTAAGCATGTTGCAAAGGCAACACATCGCCCCGGAGTGATGGGTGGTTTAGGCGGCTTTGGTGCTTTGTTTGAGTTGCCTGTTGATCGTTACAAGGCCCCCGTTCTTGTTTCTGGAACCGACGGTGTGGGTACGAAGCTGAAGCTCGCTTTAGAGCTGGGTATTCATGATACTGTCGGTATTGACTTAGTTGCCATGTGTGTCAATGATTTGATCGTTATTGGTGCTGAACCCTTATTCTTTCTTGATTATTATGCAACCGGTGAACTTGATGTTGATGTGGCTGCTGCTGTAGTTCAAGGCATCGGGGAAGGTTGCTTACAAGCAGGAGCGGCACTTGTCGGTGGTGAAACAGCTGAGATGCCAGGTATGTACAGTGCGGGTGATTATGATCTTGCAGGTTTTTGTGTTGGTGTGGCTGAGAAAGAGCGCATTGTTGATGCAAGCAAGGTGAAAGCCGGTGATGTATTGATTGGTTTAGGATCATCGGGTGTGCACTCCAACGGCTATTCACTCGTTCGTAAAATTCTAGAGGTTGCGGGTAAAGGTTTTGATACGGAATTATCGGGCAAAACACTGGCTGAACTATTACTTGCCCCAACACGAGTTTATGTGAAGTCTTTATTGCCATTATTTAATGAAGAGAAAATCTTGTCCTGCGCTCATATTACTGGGGGTGGTTTACCTGAGAATTTGCCTCGTGTGTTGCCTGAAGGCGTTAGTGCAAAAGTTGATACTTCATCATGGCAGTGGCCAGAGATTTTCCAATGGTTACAAGCCGAAGGCCAGGTTGAAACATCCGAGATGTACCGGACCTTTAACTGTGGTGTTGGCATGGTGGTTTGTGTGACTCGTGAAGAGGTTGATTATTGCTTAGAAAAATTAACCGCTGCAGGTGAGAAGGCGTGGGTGTTAGGTGAGATTACTGAAGAGCAAGATCAGCCAGTGATTCTTGCTAGGTAA
- the purN gene encoding phosphoribosylglycinamide formyltransferase codes for MNNENDRIVVLISGSGSNLQALIDTVHNDLKKIGKIAAVISNKPGVLGLKRAEKAGIPTHVLSHRGFNEREAYDAELLDLIERYQPKLVVLAGFMRILSANFVEHFLGRLLNIHPSLLPKYKGLHTHKRALAAGDKEQGASVHFVTPALDGGPVVAQSRCEIMAGDSEAYLAKRVQGLEHALYPKVVSWFMQNQLQWRDHEVWLMGEKLSEPEQVE; via the coding sequence ATGAACAATGAAAACGATCGCATTGTCGTATTGATTTCGGGCTCAGGGTCTAATTTACAGGCCCTGATTGATACTGTTCATAATGATTTGAAAAAAATCGGTAAAATTGCTGCGGTTATCAGCAATAAGCCGGGTGTATTGGGCTTAAAGCGGGCTGAGAAGGCAGGAATTCCAACGCATGTTTTGAGCCATCGAGGGTTTAATGAGCGTGAGGCTTATGATGCCGAATTACTTGACCTTATTGAACGATATCAACCGAAGTTGGTTGTCTTAGCTGGCTTTATGCGTATTTTAAGCGCTAATTTTGTTGAGCACTTTCTAGGGCGTTTACTCAATATTCACCCTTCTTTATTGCCTAAATATAAAGGGCTACACACGCATAAACGCGCTTTGGCGGCTGGAGATAAAGAGCAGGGTGCATCTGTGCATTTTGTCACCCCAGCTTTGGATGGTGGCCCGGTGGTTGCGCAAAGCCGTTGTGAAATTATGGCAGGTGATAGTGAAGCATATTTGGCGAAGAGAGTTCAAGGCTTAGAGCATGCTTTATACCCTAAAGTGGTGAGTTGGTTTATGCAGAACCAATTACAATGGCGAGACCATGAAGTTTGGTTGATGGGTGAAAAGCTCAGTGAGCCAGAGCAGGTTGAATAA